Proteins from a single region of Halorubrum sp. 2020YC2:
- a CDS encoding V-type ATP synthase subunit B, whose protein sequence is MKEYQTITEISGPLVYAEVDEAIGYDEIVEIETAQGETLRGQVLESSEDVVAIQVFEGTSGIDRDASVRFLGETMKMPVTEDLLGRVLDGSGRPIDDGPEIVPEERQDIVGAAINPYSREYPEEFIETGVSAIDGMNTLVRGQKLPIFSSSGQPHSELAMQIARQASVPEEEEGDDEDGSEFAVIFGAMGITQEEANEFMEDFERTGALERSVVFMNLADDPAVERTVTPRMVLTTAEYLAFEKDYHVLVILTDMTNYCEALREIGAAREEVPGRRGYPGYMYTDLAQLYERAGRIKGRDGSVTQIPILTMPGDDDTHPIPDLTGYITEGQIYVDPDLNSQGLQPPINVLPSLSRLMDDGIGEGLTREDHADVKDQMFAAYAEGEDLRDLVNIVGREALSELDNKYLDFADAFESEFIDQGFETNRDIEETLSIGWDLLSMLPKDALNRIDEEFIEEHYREDDAEREVVEAAD, encoded by the coding sequence ATGAAAGAGTATCAAACCATCACCGAGATCAGCGGTCCCCTCGTGTACGCCGAGGTCGACGAGGCGATCGGTTACGACGAGATCGTCGAGATCGAGACGGCACAGGGCGAGACGCTGCGCGGGCAGGTGCTCGAATCCTCGGAGGACGTGGTCGCGATCCAGGTCTTCGAGGGCACCTCAGGCATCGACAGAGACGCGTCCGTCCGCTTCCTGGGCGAGACGATGAAGATGCCCGTCACCGAGGACCTCCTCGGGCGGGTACTGGACGGCTCCGGCCGCCCGATCGACGACGGCCCGGAGATCGTTCCCGAGGAGCGGCAGGACATCGTCGGCGCGGCGATCAACCCGTACTCCCGGGAGTACCCCGAGGAGTTCATCGAGACGGGCGTCTCCGCCATCGACGGGATGAACACCCTGGTGCGCGGGCAGAAGCTCCCGATCTTCTCCAGCTCCGGCCAGCCGCACAGCGAGCTCGCGATGCAGATCGCGCGGCAGGCCAGCGTGCCCGAAGAGGAGGAGGGCGACGACGAGGACGGCTCCGAGTTCGCCGTCATCTTCGGCGCGATGGGGATCACCCAAGAGGAGGCCAACGAGTTCATGGAGGACTTCGAGCGCACCGGTGCCCTAGAGCGCTCCGTGGTCTTCATGAACCTCGCGGACGACCCCGCCGTCGAGCGGACGGTCACGCCGCGGATGGTCCTGACGACCGCCGAGTACCTCGCCTTCGAGAAGGACTACCACGTCCTCGTCATCCTGACGGACATGACCAACTACTGCGAGGCGCTCCGCGAGATCGGGGCGGCCCGCGAGGAGGTGCCCGGCCGCCGCGGGTACCCCGGGTACATGTACACCGACCTGGCGCAGCTGTACGAGCGCGCGGGCCGGATCAAGGGCCGCGACGGCTCGGTCACGCAGATCCCGATCCTCACGATGCCGGGCGACGACGACACCCACCCGATCCCGGACCTGACCGGGTACATCACGGAGGGGCAGATCTACGTCGACCCCGACCTCAACAGCCAGGGCCTGCAGCCGCCGATCAACGTCCTCCCCAGCCTGTCGCGGCTGATGGACGACGGGATCGGCGAGGGGCTCACTCGCGAGGACCACGCCGACGTGAAAGACCAGATGTTCGCGGCGTACGCGGAGGGCGAGGACCTCCGCGACCTCGTGAACATCGTCGGTCGCGAGGCGCTGTCGGAGCTCGACAACAAGTACCTCGACTTCGCGGACGCGTTCGAGTCGGAGTTCATCGATCAGGGCTTCGAGACGAACCGCGACATCGAGGAGACGCTCTCGATCGGCTGGGACCTCCTCTCGATGCTGCCGAAGGACGCCCTCAACCGGATCGACGAGGAGTTCATCGAAGAGCACTACCGCGAGGACGACGCCGAGCGCGAAGTCGTCGAAGCGGCCGACTGA
- a CDS encoding helix-turn-helix domain-containing protein: MSRRDRATVSIATLLVAACCLAAVAVAAPADAQSVGVPQTDDQPAPDNTITRIDLAANGSATWEITLRTRLENDSAVAEYERFQGDFRSNTSRYLDPFADRMSGVVAAANDSSDRDMRALAFEAETGIQEVPRRWGVVSFRFTWTGFAAVDGDAVVMGDVFAGGFFIDRDDALAVSAPDGYAVESVDPEPDDTSDGTVEWRGREDFDDGRPSVRAVPTTGDGGSPVDGDDGSGTGVSEGGLPVGVLVLAGVLLAALAGAAYAIRTGRVLSDRTAAAGGAPGRPGGDDTGDPTADGESVECAAAAAGGDDTVGGAAADPDLLTDEDRVRRLLREREGRMKQSAIVDELGWSKSKASRVLSGMADEGEVEKLRIGRENVIDLVDREE; encoded by the coding sequence ATGAGTCGACGCGATCGGGCGACGGTGTCGATCGCGACCCTCCTCGTCGCCGCCTGCTGTCTGGCGGCGGTCGCGGTCGCCGCTCCGGCGGACGCGCAGTCTGTCGGGGTCCCGCAGACCGACGACCAGCCCGCCCCGGACAACACGATCACGCGGATCGATCTGGCCGCGAACGGCTCGGCGACGTGGGAGATAACCCTCCGGACCCGGCTCGAAAACGACTCCGCCGTCGCGGAGTACGAACGGTTTCAGGGGGATTTCAGGTCGAACACCAGCCGATACCTCGACCCGTTTGCCGACAGGATGTCCGGCGTCGTCGCGGCCGCGAACGACTCGTCGGACCGCGATATGCGCGCGCTGGCGTTCGAGGCCGAGACCGGGATACAGGAGGTCCCGCGCCGCTGGGGGGTCGTCAGCTTCCGGTTCACGTGGACCGGCTTCGCCGCGGTCGACGGCGACGCCGTCGTCATGGGGGACGTCTTCGCCGGGGGGTTCTTTATCGACCGGGACGACGCGCTGGCCGTCTCGGCACCTGACGGGTACGCGGTCGAGTCGGTCGATCCGGAGCCGGACGACACGAGCGACGGGACGGTCGAGTGGCGCGGCCGCGAGGACTTCGACGACGGTCGACCGAGCGTCCGCGCCGTACCGACGACGGGCGACGGCGGTTCGCCGGTCGACGGCGACGACGGCTCCGGAACCGGGGTCAGCGAGGGCGGCCTCCCGGTCGGTGTGCTTGTACTCGCCGGTGTCCTACTCGCCGCGCTCGCCGGCGCGGCGTACGCGATCCGGACCGGACGCGTGTTGTCGGACCGAACGGCCGCCGCCGGAGGCGCGCCGGGAAGGCCGGGCGGAGACGACACGGGTGACCCGACGGCGGACGGCGAAAGCGTCGAATGCGCTGCCGCTGCCGCCGGCGGCGACGACACGGTCGGCGGAGCCGCAGCGGACCCGGACCTCCTCACCGACGAGGACCGCGTTCGGCGTCTCCTGCGCGAGCGGGAGGGCCGGATGAAGCAGTCGGCGATCGTCGACGAGCTCGGGTGGTCGAAATCGAAGGCGTCCCGCGTGCTCTCGGGGATGGCTGACGAGGGCGAGGTGGAGAAGCTTCGGATCGGCCGCGAGAACGTGATCGATCTGGTCGACCGCGAGGAGTAA